Part of the Jatrophihabitans sp. genome is shown below.
GGCGCGTGGCTACATCGTGATCTGGCGTCGTGATCCGGCGTCGCGATCCGGGCCGGCGCGGGCGTACTGTCCAGCGGTGCCCGCAGAACAGCAGTCCCCCACGCCGACGCCCGACTTCGAGACGGTGTTCGGCCAGGTCCGTGAGATCGGCGGCTGGCTGACCCAGGCCCAGGCCCGCGCGTTGTGGGACGAGGCCCGGCCAGTGCCCGCCGGTGACCTGATCGTGGAGATCGGCAGCCATCAGGGCCGGTCCACGGTCGTGCTTGCCGCGGCGGCGCCCCAGGCCAAGGTGATCGCGATCGATCCCTTCGTCGACGGCGCGATGTTCGGCGGCCTGGCTACCCGGGACCGGTTCCAGGCGAACCTGGAACGGACCGGCCTGGCCGGGCGGGTCGAGTTGCGCCAGGCCAAGAGCACCCAGCTGCGGCGGTCCTGGACCGAGCCGATCGGCTTTCTCTACATCGACGGCAAGCACGACTACTGGACGCTGTCGGATGACCTGCGCTGGAGTGAGTTCCTGCCCGACGGCGCCCGGGTCTGCATTCATGACGCCTACTCCTCGATCGGCGTCACGCTCGGGCTGCTGCGGCATGTGCTGCCCAGCCGGCGGCTGCGCTACCTGGACCGGACCGGCTCGCTGGCGCGGTTCGAGGTCGCGCCGGTGTCGGCGGCTGACCGGCTGCGCATCCTGGCGGAACTGCCGTGGTGGCTGCGCAATGTGGGTGTCAAGGTGCTGCTTCGGCTGCGGCTGTACCCGCTGGCCCGGCTGGTCGGGCACCACGACCGGGCCGACCCGTACTGAGCCGCCGAAGCGTGTCAGCTCAGTGCGCGGCGGCGTCCCAGTTCGGACCGACGCCGACGCTGACGTCGAGCTCCACCGTGAGCTGGACCGCGGCCGCCATCTCGCCCCGCACCAGCTCCTCGACCTGCTCGCGCTCGCCGGCGCCGATCTCGAGGACCAGTTCGTCGTGCACCTGCAGCAGCAGCCGTGAGGCCAGCCCGGCCGCGCGCAGCGAGCGCTGCACCCCCAGCATCGCCACCTTGATGATGTCGGCGGCGCTGCCCTGGATCGGGGCGTTGAGCGCCATCCGCTCGGCCATCTCGCGGCGCTGCCGGTTGTCGGAGTTCAGGTCGGGAAGGTAGCGCCGGCGACCCATGATGGTCTCGGTGTAACCGGTCCGGCGAGC
Proteins encoded:
- a CDS encoding class I SAM-dependent methyltransferase, which translates into the protein MPAEQQSPTPTPDFETVFGQVREIGGWLTQAQARALWDEARPVPAGDLIVEIGSHQGRSTVVLAAAAPQAKVIAIDPFVDGAMFGGLATRDRFQANLERTGLAGRVELRQAKSTQLRRSWTEPIGFLYIDGKHDYWTLSDDLRWSEFLPDGARVCIHDAYSSIGVTLGLLRHVLPSRRLRYLDRTGSLARFEVAPVSAADRLRILAELPWWLRNVGVKVLLRLRLYPLARLVGHHDRADPY